A stretch of the Notolabrus celidotus isolate fNotCel1 chromosome 3, fNotCel1.pri, whole genome shotgun sequence genome encodes the following:
- the LOC117810991 gene encoding cytochrome P450 1A1, with protein sequence MALMILPFIGSVSVSESLVAMTTVCLVYLILKFYYKQIPEGLRRLPGPKPLPIIGNVLEVGNKPYLSLTAMSKRYGNVFQIQIGMRPVVVLSGSETVRQALIKQGDEFAGRPDLYSFQFINDGKSLAFSTDQAGVWRARRKLAYSALRSFATLEGTTPEYSCMLEEHICKEGEYLIKQLNTVMKADGSFDPFRHIVVSVANVICGMCFGRRYDHDDQELVSLVNLSDEFGQVVGSGNPADFIPLLRFLPSATMKKFVDLNDRFITFVQKIVTDHYSTFDKDNIRDITDSLIDHCEDRKLDENSNVQMSDEKIVGIVNDLFGAGFDTISTALSWSVMYLVAYPELQERLYQELKDEVGLDRSPLLSDKPKLPFLEAFILEIYRHSSFLPFTIPHCTTKDTSLDGYFIPKDTCVFINQWQINHDPELWKEPSTFNPERFLSLDGTELNRLEGEKVMIFGMGKRRCIGEVIARNEVFLFLAIIVQKLQFLAIPGEPLDMTPEYGLTMKHKRCHLRATMRSRNEQ encoded by the exons ATGGCGCTAATGATTCTGCCATTCATTGGATCAGTGTCGGTATCTGAGAGTTTGGTGGCCATGACAACAGTGTGTCTGGTCTACCTGATCCTCAAGTTTTATTACAAGCAAATCCCTGAAGGGCTACGCCGGCTGCCAGGACCAAAACCTCTTCCTATCATTGGGAATGTGCTGGAGGTGGGCAACAAACCTTACCTGAGTCTCACTGCCATGAGCAAGCGCTATGGCAATGTCTTTCAGATCCAGATCGGCATGCGTCCTGTGGTAGTGCTGAGTGGCAGTGAAACAGTTCGACAGGCTCTCATCAAGCAGGGGGACGAGTTTGCAGGCCGACCTGACCTGTACAGCTTTCAGTTTATCAATGATGGCAAGAGTCTGGCCTTCAGTACAGACCAGGCCGGTGTCTGGCGTGCCCGCAGGAAGCTGGCCTACAGTGCCCTACGCTCCTTTGCCACCCTGGAGGGCACCACACCTGAGTATTCCTGCATGCTGGAGGAGCACATCTGCAAAGAGGGAGAGTATCTGATCAAACAGCTCAACACAGTCATGAAGGCCGATGGCAGCTTCGACCCCTTCCGCCACATTGTGGTCTCTGTTGCTAATGTGATCTGTGGCATGTGTTTTGGCCGACGCTACGACCATGATGACCAGGAACTTGTCAGCTTGGTGAACCTCAGTGACGAGTTTGGACAAGTGGTAGGCAGCGGAAACCCGGCAGACTTCATCCCTCTTCTTCGATTCCTGCCAAGCGCAACAATGAAGAAGTTTGTGGACCTAAATGATCGCTTCATTACGTTTGTGCAAAAGATCGTCACAGATCACTATTCCACCTTTGATAAG GACAACATTCGCGACATCACGGACTCCCTCATTGATCACTGTGAGGACAGGAAGCTGGATGAGAACTCAAATGTCCAGATGTCAGATGAGAAGATTGTAGGAATCGTCAACGACCTGTTTGGAGCTG GTTTTGACACCATCTCCACCGCCCTGTCTTGGTCAGTGATGTACTTGGTGGCTTACCCAGAGTTACAGGAGAGGCTTTACCAAGAATTGA AGGATGAAGTGGGTCTGGATCGCAGTCCTCTTCTCTCTGACAAACCCAAACTACCGTTTTTGGAAGCTTTCATCCTGGAAATCTATCGCCATTCCTCATTTCTTCCATTCACTATTCCTCACTG CACAACAAAAGACACATCTCTGGATGGGTACTTCATTCCCAAAGACACATGTGTCTTCATCAATCAGTGGCAGATCAACCATGACCC TGAGCTGTGGAAAGAGCCATCTACCTTCAACCCAGAACGCTTCCTGAGCCTTGACGGCACTGAGCTCAACAGACTAGAGGGGGAAAAGGTGATGATTTTCGGCATGGGAAAGCGGCGCTGCATCGGCGAGGTCATTGCAAGAAATgaagtcttcctcttcttggcAATCATTGTCCAGAAGCTCCAGTTCCTGGCAATTCCTGGAGAGCCACTGGACATGACCCCAGAATACGGTCTCACAATGAAGCACAAGCGCTGTCACCTGAGAGCCACAATgagatcaagaaatgagcagTGA